The Zalophus californianus isolate mZalCal1 chromosome 8, mZalCal1.pri.v2, whole genome shotgun sequence genome has a segment encoding these proteins:
- the LMAN2L gene encoding VIP36-like protein isoform X5: MGMAWQSGTRRIGCSQRVFPYISAMVNNGSLSYDHERDGRPTELGGCTAIVRNLHYDTFLVIRYVKRHLTIMMDIDGKHEWRDCIEVPGVRLPRGYYFGTSSITGDLSDNHDVISLKLFELTVERTPEEEKLHRDVFLPSVDNMKLPEVTAPLPPLSGLALFLIVFFSLVSSVFAIVIGIILYNKWQDQSRKRFY; encoded by the exons ATGGGGATGGCTTGGCAATCTGGTACACGAAGGATCGGATGCAGCCAG CGGGTCTTCCCCTATATCTCAGCCATGGTGAACAATGGCTCCCTCAGCTATGATCATGAGCGGGATGGGCGGCCTACAGAGCTGGGGGGCTGTACAGCCATTGTCCGCAATCTGCACTATGACACCTTCCTTGTGATTCGCTATGTCAAGAGGCATTTGACG aTAATGATGGACATTGACGgcaagcatgagtggagggaCTGCATCGAGGTGCCCGGGGTCCGTCTGCCCCGGGGCTACTACTTTGGCACCTCCTCCATCACTGGGGATCTCTCGG ATAATCATGACGTCATCTCCCTGAAGTTGTTTGAGCTGACGGTGGAGAGAACCCCAGAAGAGGAGAAGCTGCATCGAGATGTGTTCCTGCCCTCGGTGGACAACATGAAGCTGCCTGAGG TGACTGCCCCGTTGCCACCCCTGAGTGGCCTGGCCCTCTTCCTCATCGTCTTCTTCTCGCTGGTGTCTTCCGTATTTGCCATTGTCATTGGTATCATACTGTACAACAAATGGCAGGACCAGAGCCGGAAGCGTTTCTACTGA
- the LMAN2L gene encoding VIP36-like protein isoform X4, with the protein MGMAWQSGTRRIGCSQAQKRRYSPGVQRVFPYISAMVNNGSLSYDHERDGRPTELGGCTAIVRNLHYDTFLVIRYVKRHLTIMMDIDGKHEWRDCIEVPGVRLPRGYYFGTSSITGDLSDNHDVISLKLFELTVERTPEEEKLHRDVFLPSVDNMKLPEVTAPLPPLSGLALFLIVFFSLVSSVFAIVIGIILYNKWQDQSRKRFY; encoded by the exons ATGGGGATGGCTTGGCAATCTGGTACACGAAGGATCGGATGCAGCCAG GCCCAGAAGAGGCGATATTCTCCAGGCGTCCAG CGGGTCTTCCCCTATATCTCAGCCATGGTGAACAATGGCTCCCTCAGCTATGATCATGAGCGGGATGGGCGGCCTACAGAGCTGGGGGGCTGTACAGCCATTGTCCGCAATCTGCACTATGACACCTTCCTTGTGATTCGCTATGTCAAGAGGCATTTGACG aTAATGATGGACATTGACGgcaagcatgagtggagggaCTGCATCGAGGTGCCCGGGGTCCGTCTGCCCCGGGGCTACTACTTTGGCACCTCCTCCATCACTGGGGATCTCTCGG ATAATCATGACGTCATCTCCCTGAAGTTGTTTGAGCTGACGGTGGAGAGAACCCCAGAAGAGGAGAAGCTGCATCGAGATGTGTTCCTGCCCTCGGTGGACAACATGAAGCTGCCTGAGG TGACTGCCCCGTTGCCACCCCTGAGTGGCCTGGCCCTCTTCCTCATCGTCTTCTTCTCGCTGGTGTCTTCCGTATTTGCCATTGTCATTGGTATCATACTGTACAACAAATGGCAGGACCAGAGCCGGAAGCGTTTCTACTGA